CGTGTGCCCGAACGCCATGGCCACTGCTTGGTCGACCTGCACAAGGCCGGGGCGCGGTAATTAAAAAGTTTGTGTTTTTATTACCACGGTTAATAATGAAGATAAATTTGGACGGCAGCCGTGTGATGTACTGACAAGTAACGAATCAGGGAGGCGGAACAGAGGTGGTTTGGTTATTACCATGTCGGCGACGCCTTCGGCGGTGAGTCGGACCATCTCGGCGGGCGACGGGGAGCGCGGCGGTATGGGCGTCCGCCAGCCGCTGGCGGAAGGGGTGGCGGAAGCCGATGCGGCGGTGCCGGCGGAGGATCCCGAGCCGATGGAGACGACGAGGAGGTCGTCGACGCCGGCGGCGAGCGGGAACTCGTGCTTGTTGTGGAGCACGTGCGTGATGGCGGCCGCGGTGGGGTTGCCCATGGCGGCGACCCCCCCGGACGCGGCGGCGATGGCCGTGCGCCCGTCCACGGACCGCACGGCGGGGGCCGCGGCGCCCCCGGCCGCGCAGGTGGCGGCGCACACGTCGCGGAGGCGGAAGTCGAAGCTGTCGCTCTCGACGGCGTCGGCGCGGGAGAAGAGGAACGGCGCCGCCGTGGCGAGGTCGTAGCAGGGCACCAGCAGCGGCGCCACGGTGTCCCGGAGCGTGGCGTCCCCGAACACCCGGCGCAGCGGCGCGGACGACCTCGACGACCTCTCCCCGCGCCGGAACAGCGCGGCCCACCTGCTCCGGAGCCTTTCGCCGACCCCGGTCCccacgccggcgccgccgccccaCCCGCCACCGGGCCTCCCGAGGCTGGCCGCCACGAACGCCAGCGCGTCCGCCGCCGTGTACCGCGCCCGCCCGTCGTCGCCCTTCAGGAGCAGCATCGCGGCCAGCACGcccccggcgccggcgcccgcCGCGGCGTCAAAGAAGTCGGCCACGCGCGCGTCGGGGTCCCCAGCCCGCGCCCGCAGCGCCGCCTCCAGCCTCGTGAGCGCGGCCGCCGCCAGCAGCGCGTCGCCGGGGCCCGGCCCGCACCCGTCGATCGCCAGCACCCGCACCCTGCCCCTGTCCTCCGCGTTGCCCGGGCTCGGCGTCGGAACTGCCCGCCCCGGCGTGCCCGGCACGGAGCCCACGCCCGGCGCGCCGCCGAAGAGGAACTTGCTCTCCAGCAGGGAGAAGATCTCGTAGCTGAGCTTGCCCAGGTCCACGTCGGGCGGAGGCGACGCCATAGCTGCAGCAGATGGGAGAGATGGACGGGAGATGGGTGGGGTGAGCAGGAGTGTGGCGAGCTGTCGGTTGCGGTGGTGATGATGGCTCGACGGCTCAGCGCGCGCTCGCGGCCTGCTTATAGATGGCCGCACTGCAGCCAGCCAGAGCGTTTCTGCTCTGCTGCGCGcctgcgccagtaggaggaggcGGGTTCTGAAGAAGACGTCTCCTGAGGAGGGTGGCGTAGACGCATGTGGAGAGCGGAGCATCGGCTGACGACGAGCCGAGGGGACCGACCGCGCGCCGACGGGCCGCACAGCGGCATGTCGCACTCGCCGTCAGCTGGCAGCCTGGCACGTGGACGCGTGGCCTGGTTCGCTGACTGGCATGTGGGCCGTTTTCCGCGGGCCCATTTTGTCAGTGAAAGTAGCGGTGGAGCGCGTGTGGCGGCGGCGTGACCGACGGGATGCCGGAGCGGTGGGGCCGCGCAGCTCTAGTTACGTGGGCCCGGCGTGTCAGAGTCCATTCCTGGACTGCACTGGGCAGAAAGCAGCATCAGCATGCCATTGTACTCTGCAGCGTACAGTGCTCCATTTTCAGCGTTCAAAGGAATCTGGCCGTTTCAATGTTGTTATGAATAAATAGTGAGAATTACATACCGAGTTTTAATTTTGCGTGTTCACGGAAATTGAAACAACGTGAAATTCATTCCAAGGACGACGAGGCCCTGTTCGCTGGGAAgaatttggagaaatctagaTAAATCTGGAAAAATTTATGAGAGAGCGCACAATGTTTTTTCATCACGCACAGTAAAATCCGGCTGGTTTTTCAACCAGCCGAACGAGCCCGATATCCGACTGATGAGGTGTGGTGTCAAGCTTCTGATGCTAATGCCTGTGCCGTGTGATCAGTGAATGCCAACTAACGAGCATGACCTGACTGATGGATAAGTGCGACGACACTCATGCTTACAATCAGTTAATTTGTATTACCTTAGATTATATACGTGCATTATACTGTTCATTATACTGGTTCATtggtatatactccctccatcctaaattacAAGTCATTCTGACTTTTTtatagagtcaaagcatctctagtttgaccaaatatatataataaaataataatatttatgatactaaataagttTCGTTTGATTTTTCATTAAttgactaggtagcgtgcccgtgcgttgctacgggataactaacaatttatactaaaaacacacagatcgcacgataagataacaatattgttaaattaaataccaacgttaaagtgatatgtaatctaaaaagcaaagtttatgaatttaacacagtcacggagtgcacggcgtcgcaggctcacaaactctagagcttccagagattggatcgaatccaacctagagcctcagaaccctgcatcttttcctggacgggcttcacttcggatgcgcaGATAGTAATATCAACGATCTTCaatcgatggaccaagtcgtatggatccccatacagtGGCTCAGatatgtagattttgttctccttgtacttggatacacttgttccactgaagctttcattgaaatatttagacacaaacagtgtctgatcaccgatgtccctcactcTGGACCACTCCGACGTatggtcgtggaggttgcacttgtagatcgcaCTGTTGTAGGTGAAGGtctgtgtctcgtggaacgtgctcaccatggcacccatgatgtacagctcaccgtttgattctaggtagctgcggtggcagagccccgtaggtggcgacagcgatggcagcagcgtcgtGGTTGGAGTAGCGCCAGCGGCGTTGCCGCTGCAGACGaagatttctccagtgcagtcgatctccaagaacttgtcttggcagtggacgatggatgtaacacctctggtgttttgacctaatactaaaatttgacatgtcatcatgtgcattgcaaagcattcatatagtataaagttttgaatgcattcactaaataaggtttatttcataatgttgttatttcatgtgatgtgtttcaaaaaccctaaatacagatcatgaccacaagggtcaaatttcatgtgttcatgtgaggccatgtgtcatttgactcaaataaccctaatgggccatgttactggtcaaaaatcaaaatctaagtgaaaggaagacaaatcaaatttgaattcatattcaaattataaaagtcctttttgcccctttttactaattcaaaatccatgaggaatttggggttgaggcaaaaagcaaagttggagattattttataaggatcaactttggtattcaaagtttttcaagtttacatacaaaatttggagtaattttggaatgattcaaatctttaaatgtaccccaaatgtgaaattcaaaatggaggcagaatttgaaaatgtttcttaaaccaaagttgtagtacttgaaaagttgagcaactttcatttttggagattttcaacttctttagaaaatttctgagtaatttgagatatgaatgcagtggcagttctgtaattatttcaaaatttcatctccacctcactgcttgccgccggcgccacgcggagttcaccgccgatcggttttcaccgctttcacgcgcagtgacacgccgttgtcaccgtggcaagtccgcccgtgcgttggcgacaccggacgcctccttccgggctataaatagccaccgtcgtcgccgttgctcccatttcttccctctgctctgctccgccaccgcgtagctccgccgctcgccgtaggtcTCGTCGAGTCGCGTCTGtcgttcccagctacgtcaacgcgagcgctttggtcttgtgctcctcctcgacttgctctcgtcgctggtgttggccggaatcgctcggcgcaacccgtcttccccgtgaccggtcagagctccgccgcgactgccttcaccgtggccaggctactccaggccatctccgactgcaccaagcacatcatcgtgatcactgtgagctcctgagcgtgttgctcactcttccGTTGACTCTACTACGTCGTAGCCCTAGTTACATCGACCACCGTCGggtccgtgccgccatggccggcgtcgagttccTTCCGGTGTGTCCTTTTCTATTCTGAGGCTTGGGATAGGTGCgcgacttggtgtagatcatgtaggagcagttCGTGTCGCCGGggagtcaccaccggcgcgttttgctggccggagtTGGCCGCGCCGCCGTGACTTGCCcactgtcgctgacgcgtggggtcaggctgtcagtgatgctgaggaagaagaatagtgagccttggttattttctaatttttgaatagtgcagcaatttgccaattttgtaggaatttatttacacatccaaaaattctgaaaatttgtgggtagcttctgtacatgttctagtatgatttaaaaatttgaaacttggaatttgaataaatttttaatgttcaaatatttagtccattaattgaaaaatgcaatttccatgatttttgtaggtcactatataactccaaaaattatgaaatttattttggtacactaatttatcatgaggaagcttacataaaaatttgaccttaattggacaaagtttattttatgacTAATGAAGACTtacttatttaattaattattcatttaatcaatgtttgatcaattaagatttgtttgactttagatttgattgttgaccttgggtcattaacttataatgatccttagaactttaattagtatttgaactcatacctaatttgtaattagtaaatcttaatgacatttcatgtgataacaaaagtcattaatacgttaactcgtcgaaaccctaagtgttgattagtgttggatcttgttttggtcatgttttgtgactagtagggttccaagatccattaggtcaagtcacatatGTGGTTCTTAATAATATTgttgcaggttggttttgttggcttgcaactgtaccgcgaaataaaATCTCTTGCGGGTGTTtctacatttcatgtgccgtgaaagcatcatgtttacattatcatcatgttaaagcatatgttaccatttcatgtagaacccgagaacgaaacgattctagttgagcaagttctggaagaatccccggttgtcacgggatttgataattgtggtactaatccggaaccggaaatcgtcaacgaagacaagccccggtttatgcattaagcccttaccttgtttaccttgaaaagtttatcacctatgttacttattgcattaagttgtttaattcaaatgttacctacttgatgcattaccttccttgttaattgtttaccatccttaaagatgttttcatttacaaaagcgtagaatgcttagtatgctttatggtaggctttcaaagtaaaagtttcgatacaatcaaagatggcatactggccaaagaaaggaagaatgttgaatgaactagagactagtcgggtgacttatcttgaatgttgggtaatgttgccgactatgtcgcttaaaggccactcattgtggatcttctgaacgagacactttatagtactagtcacatactccg
The sequence above is drawn from the Miscanthus floridulus cultivar M001 chromosome 15, ASM1932011v1, whole genome shotgun sequence genome and encodes:
- the LOC136508562 gene encoding patatin-like protein 3 gives rise to the protein MASPPPDVDLGKLSYEIFSLLESKFLFGGAPGVGSVPGTPGRAVPTPSPGNAEDRGRVRVLAIDGCGPGPGDALLAAAALTRLEAALRARAGDPDARVADFFDAAAGAGAGGVLAAMLLLKGDDGRARYTAADALAFVAASLGRPGGGWGGGAGVGTGVGERLRSRWAALFRRGERSSRSSAPLRRVFGDATLRDTVAPLLVPCYDLATAAPFLFSRADAVESDSFDFRLRDVCAATCAAGGAAAPAVRSVDGRTAIAAASGGVAAMGNPTAAAITHVLHNKHEFPLAAGVDDLLVVSIGSGSSAGTAASASATPSASGWRTPIPPRSPSPAEMVRLTAEGVADMVDQAVAMAFGHTCGRNYVRIQAASPAACSGKALRSLDAKKAVAAADGMLTQRNVEAELFRGRRLSEKSNREKLDAFAAELVKEQERRARSPGLLPTVVIKQAPTATPRPSSATTASSATATGRTASTMPSPASQDSYQH